A single window of Triplophysa dalaica isolate WHDGS20190420 chromosome 14, ASM1584641v1, whole genome shotgun sequence DNA harbors:
- the zgc:158868 gene encoding C-factor encodes MACRICHSVLVTGSNRGIGLEFVRQLVDSPLGPVKIFAGCRDPDGPRAQELHELAQKHQDVITVVKLDIGSSASIKEAAKLVENEVQDKGLNLIINNAGVNIPGSLADTEKSTMVDVYTTNVVGPMIVAKDFRALLCKAAAQFSHQTIMSCKRSAIINVSTLLSSITICPENFSLAPMYPYRVSKAALNMLTRCLAEDLKNDGILVMALHPGWVQTEMGGSEAPLTAAESVKGMLEVIANLTEKETGTLLDWKGNSIPW; translated from the exons ATGGCATGTAGAATATGTCACAGTGTTCTTGTGACTGGATCAAACCGAGGAATTGGACTTGAGTTTGTTCGCCAGTTGGTTGATTCACCTTTGGGTCCAGTTAAAATATTTGCCGGTTGTAGAGACCCAGATGGACCAAGAGCACAG GAACTCCATGAACTAGCTCAGAAGCACCAAGATGTGATCACAGTTGTCAAACTTG ACATTGGTAGTTCGGCTAGTATTAAAGAGGCCGCAAAGCTGGTGGAAAATGAGGTCCAGGACAAAGGCTTGAATCTGATCATCAACAATGCGGGTGTGAATATACCAGGATCACTAGCAGACACGGAAAAAAGTACGATGGTCGACGTGTATACAACTAATGTTGTCGGACCCATGATCGTCGCAAAG GATTTCCGTGCTCTCCTATGTAAGGCTGCAGCTCAATTTTCTCATCAAACAATTATGTCTTGCAAAAGATCGGCAATCATCAATGTCTCCACGCTGCTGTCTTCCATCACCATTTGCCCTGAAAATTTCTCCCTTGCGCCAATGTACCCCTACCGAGTTAGCAAG GCTGCACTGAACATGTTAACACGCTGCTTGGCagaggatttaaaaaatgatggcATACTTGTTATGGCCCTCCATCCAGGATGGGTTCAAACAGAGATGGGAGGTTCAGAG GCTCCACTTACAGCAGCTGAAAGTGTCAAAGGCATGCTGGAAGTCATCGCAAACCTCACAGAGAAAGAAACTGGAACTCTTTTAGATTGGAAAGGCAATAGCATCCCATGGTGA